A region from the Bactrocera dorsalis isolate Fly_Bdor chromosome 1, ASM2337382v1, whole genome shotgun sequence genome encodes:
- the LOC125775587 gene encoding uncharacterized protein LOC125775587, which yields MLQNSQKNLAFTSKLSDLFDVAVEDAISKMSNQEDIKFLTYQRMKGRPGHMEGIDVNTALAEQRREARKAKAEEWRWRQISPVSAENVRDISLSSESEVEEITSDEVFTDDEKASKAETASKKRKYSRGYKEVITSPVVSEPGTDLP from the exons ATGCTGCAAAACTCACAAAAAAATCTTGCATTCACATCCAAACTGTCCGATCTTTTTGATGTAGCAGTGGAAGATGCCATTTCAAAAATGTCTAATCAggaagatattaaatttttgacatatcAGAGAATGAAAGGACGTCCAGGCCATATGGAAGGTATCGATGTGAATACAGCTCTAGCTGAACAAAGAAGAGAAGCAAGAAAAGCAAAAGCAGAAGAGTGGCGATGGCGACAGATTTCACCAGTAAGCGCTG AAAATGTACGAGACATCTCATTGTCTTCTGAATCAGAAGTGGAAGAAATCACCTCGGACGAAGTATTTACCGATGATGAAAAAGCCAGCAAAGCGGAGACAGCgagtaaaaaaaggaaatacagTCGTGGTTATAAAGAAGTAATTACTTCACCTGTGGTATCTGAACCCGGAACTGATTTGCCTTag